The Papaver somniferum cultivar HN1 chromosome 3, ASM357369v1, whole genome shotgun sequence genome includes a region encoding these proteins:
- the LOC113361316 gene encoding uncharacterized protein LOC113361316 isoform X2, protein MVCRVERNQKGLQRKLRILRDLTGSKSVRMNSIILDAFDYIKQLKLKVEALNNQYLHLISRNHPPTEVKVERIGNTGFLVKVNCKKEKDLMVPILESFDEKGLNVLQLNVSCNQSSFCMEAIIEDVNCENSNCLDVRDVTETVLQALRGKLGEI, encoded by the exons ATGGTGTGCAGAGTGGAAAGGAATCAAAAGGGTTTGCAAAGAAAACTTCGAATTCTTCGTGACCTAACCGGTTCAAAATCG GTGAGGATGAATTCAATCATTTTGGATGCCTTTGACTATATCAAACAGTTGAAACTCAAAGTTGAAGCTCTCAACAATCAATATCTTCACCTAATCAGCCGTAATCATCCGCCCACG GAGGTAAAGGTCGAGAGGATCGGCAATACTGGTTTTCTGGTGAAGGTGAATTGCAAGAAAGAGAAGGATTTGATGGTGCCAATATTAGAAAGTTTTGATGAAAAAGGTCTTAATGTGCTTCAACTCAATGTGTCATGCAACCAATCCTCATTTTGTATGGAAGCTATCATTGAAGATGTAAATTGTGAAAATTCAAATTGTCTAGATGTTAGAGATGTAACGGAGACTGTTTTACAGGCCTTGAGAGGCAAACTTGGAGAAATATAA
- the LOC113361316 gene encoding uncharacterized protein LOC113361316 isoform X1, producing the protein MVCRVERNQKGLQRKLRILRDLTGSKSVRMNSIILDAFDYIKQLKLKVEALNNQYLHLISRNHPPTQEVKVERIGNTGFLVKVNCKKEKDLMVPILESFDEKGLNVLQLNVSCNQSSFCMEAIIEDVNCENSNCLDVRDVTETVLQALRGKLGEI; encoded by the exons ATGGTGTGCAGAGTGGAAAGGAATCAAAAGGGTTTGCAAAGAAAACTTCGAATTCTTCGTGACCTAACCGGTTCAAAATCG GTGAGGATGAATTCAATCATTTTGGATGCCTTTGACTATATCAAACAGTTGAAACTCAAAGTTGAAGCTCTCAACAATCAATATCTTCACCTAATCAGCCGTAATCATCCGCCCACG CAGGAGGTAAAGGTCGAGAGGATCGGCAATACTGGTTTTCTGGTGAAGGTGAATTGCAAGAAAGAGAAGGATTTGATGGTGCCAATATTAGAAAGTTTTGATGAAAAAGGTCTTAATGTGCTTCAACTCAATGTGTCATGCAACCAATCCTCATTTTGTATGGAAGCTATCATTGAAGATGTAAATTGTGAAAATTCAAATTGTCTAGATGTTAGAGATGTAACGGAGACTGTTTTACAGGCCTTGAGAGGCAAACTTGGAGAAATATAA